The Intrasporangium calvum DSM 43043 sequence TACCAGCCGCTCACCGGATGAGTGAGCGCCTCAGGAGATGCGGCGCGCCTGCCGCCGGGCGGTCAGCTCGTCGTCGGGGTGGTCCGACGGCTCCGAGTCCTCCGCGCGCTCACTCGGGAGCTGGGCCAGCTCGCCCTCGACCTCACGCCAGACCCGACCCACGGCGATGCCGAAGACTCCCTGCCCGCCCTGCACGAGGTCGATGACCTCGTCGGCGGAGGTGCACTCGTACACGGAGGCGCCATCACTCATCAGGGTGATCTGGGCGAGGTCCTCCACACCCCGCTCGCGCAGGTGCTCGATCGCCACGCGGATCTGGTGCAGCGAGACCCCGGTGTCGAGGAGTCGTTTGACCACCTTCAGCACGAGGATGTCGCGGAAACCGTAGAGACGCTGGGTCCCAGAACCCGTGGCTCCGCGCACGGACGGCTCGACCAGCCCGGTCCGGGCCCAGTAGTCGAGCTGACGGTAGGTGATCCCGGCCGCGCGACAAGCCGTGGGCCCGCGATAGCCGGCGTCCTCGGTCAGGTCCGGGAGGTCGTCGGAGAAGAGCATCCCCTGCGAGGGGAACGGTGGCCGCCGGCTCGCCGGGGCGGCATCCTCGATGGCGGCCATGCGAGTTCCTCTCGTTCGGGTCCGGGCGTCGAGCAGACGACATCCAGGTAACTACAGGCACGTTGTTCACTTCGACGGTAGGACCACGACCGGGCACCGTCAATCACCGGGGTCCCGAACGGCGCCGTGTCGTACCGGACCCCGCGGCGACGATCAGGGCTCCTGGGCCGGCCCGGGCTCACCGGGGTGCTCGAAGTCCTCTGCGGAGACATGGTCGAGGAACTCCTTGAACCGCTCGACCTCGTCGTCCTCATCAGAGGAGACCACGATCGCGGCCTCGTCGAGAATGCTCGGATCGACCAGGACCTTCGACCCGGTCCGCAGGGCCAGCGCGATGGCGTCAGAGGCTCGTGAGCTGATCTCCGTCGTGCCGTCGATGATGAGGGCGGCGTGGAAGACGGAGTCCTTGAGAGCGACGATCCGCACCTCGGTGAGCTGGTGCCCGAGAACCGCGAGGAGGTCGCGCATCAGGTCGTGCGTCAGGGGCCGTGGGGGGACCACTCCCTGCTGCGCGTAGGTGATGGCCGCCGCCTCCGGTGCCCCGATCCAGATCGGCAGGTACCGACCACCGTCCCGCTCTCGCAGCAGCACGATCGGCTGGTTCGTCGGCATCTCCACGCGGACGCCCAGGACGTCGACCTCTCTCACCACTCCACCGTACCTCTAGCGCGGCCCGGCGACCCTGTCACCGGGCCGGGTTCGCGGGTGGGTCGTCCGGCCCGGGGCGGCGGACGAGGGCGGTGCGGGCAGCCGGTGAGGTGCGGACCCCCCGGGGTCAGCGCTCGAGGCCGGAGCGCACCAGGGCGACGTGCAGGGCCACGCAGGCCGAGAGGATCTCCGCGGTCCGCTCCTCCTTCGACCCGCTCCCCCGTCGGGTGGCCAGGACCTGGTCGACGAGGCCGATCTCCCGGTCCGCGGCGGTCCGGAAGGGTCGGAGGTGTCGAGGTTCGAGCCCGTGCTCGGCCAGCCTTCGGGCCGCGACGGCGACGGAGACCGCTTCGGCGGTGAAGTGGCCGGTGCGGTCGGCGCGCAGCAGGCCGAAGCTCTCGAGCGCAGCGAACATGGGCTTGTCGATGCCGCTCGCCTGCCGCAGCTCAGGACCGGTGAGCCGCACTCGGGCGCGGGGGCGGAACGCCGCCGGTTCGGGACCGACAGGATCCGGCGTGGGGAGGTCGGGCTGCGGCCGAACGGACTCCGTGCCTGGGTCGGCCAGACCACGGTCGAGGGCATCGAGAGCCTCGCGAATGACCTTGAGGGGCCAGAAACGGTCCCGCTGCGCGGCGAGGATGTAGCGCAGGCGGTCGACATCCTCGGGGCGGAAGACTCGGTAGCCGGCCGGCGTGCGTTCCGGTGCGACGAGACCCTGGGTCTCGAGGAACCGCACCTTGGACGAGGTGACGTCGGGGAAGTCGTCCCGGAGCCGCTCCAGCACCTGCCCGATCGTGAGACCGCTCCGAGCTGGTGGGTCAGGCCGCGTAGTAGACAAGCCGGAACTTGCCGATCTGGACCTCGTCCCCCGTGTGGAGCTGCATCTCGTCGATCCGCTCACGGTTCACGTAGGTGCCGTTGAGGGACCCGGCGTCGCGCACGAGGTAGCCAGATTCGCCCGCGATGAAGCTCGCGTGCTTGCGAGACACGGTCACGTCGTCCAGGAAGATGTCGGAGTCGGGGTGGCGTCCTGCGGACACCTCGAGGTCGTCGAGGAGGAACCGGGCGCCGCTGTTGGGGCCACGGAGCACGATCAGCAGTGCGGTCCCCGGGCGGAGCGCCTCGATGGTCGCCTGGTCCTCCGGGCTGAGCCCACGGATGTCCGTCGTCTCGACGTGGTCGGGCCCGGCAGTGGGGACGCCCTGGAACCGCATGGTGCGGGGTTCGACCGTGTAGTCGTCCTGGCCGCGCTGGTCGCTCGACATGCGGTCCTCCTCGTGGCGATGGTTCGTGGGGTTCTCCACTCTAGTTCACTCCGGCGCCCTGTCGGCGAACGCACGTGCGGGGGCCGCACCGGACGCCGACAGGGCCGCTGGCCGGAGTCAGGAGAGGGTGGCCACGTAGCCGTTGGAGTCGAGCAGGCCCTCCAGCGCAGAGGGGTCCTCGAGGCGCAGCTCGAACATCCAGCCCTCACCGTAGGGGTCGGAGTTGACGAGCTCCGGCGTGGCGTCGAGAGCTGGGTTGACTGCGGTCACCTCACCCGCGAGCGGTGCGTAGATGTCGCTGACTGACTTCGTCGACTCGACCTCGCCGCAGGCGTCACCGACTGCGACCGTGTCCCCGACGGCCGGCAGCGAGACGTAGACGACGTCGCCCAGAGCGTCCTGGGCGAAGGAGGTGATTCCGACCCGGACCACGCCGTCGTCGTCCGCCTCGCGGACCCACTCGTGGTCACTCGTGTAGCGCAGGTCGGAGGGGTAGTCGAGGTCACTCATGAGTCGCTCCTGTCAGAACGGGTTGGATCGGGTGGGCGGGATCTGCTGAGCGGAGAGAGCCGGCCGGAGGACCGGCCCTCGTCGGTCGGTCCACGGGCGGACGGCTCGAATCTACCGCTCACTGGACCGGCTTCGCGTGGACCGGCTCGACCGGGGTGTGGACGGAGGTGATGGTGATCGACTTCGCCTGGTTCACCGATGCGTTCGCGCCCTTGAGCCGGATCGTCTCGACGATCCCGCCGGGGATCGTCATGGCCGAGGCGAGCGTGTTCGGGTCGCCGATCGCCTTCACGAGGATGGGCCGCCGGATCGGCTGCCCATCGACGGACAGGGTACCGCTGGCGTCGCCGACGTACGACGAGGCGACGACCCGCACTCCCCCGACCTCGATCGACTCCGCGCCCGCGTCCCGCAGCTCCTGGATGAGGTCAAGGACGACGGGCCCGCTGACGCCCCGGTCGGGGTCGGTGATGGAGACGGTGATGCCCGGTCCCTGGGCCCCGATGGTGCCGGCGAGGATGCCGAGCGTGTCGGCGCGCCGCTGGGCCTGCTCCAGCGCCTCACCGGCGCTGCCGGTGCCGCTGAGGAGCCGGTCCCTCGTGATCTCCAGCTCGTGGATCTGCTGGTCGAGTCGGCTGGACCGGGAGGTGATGTCGTCGAGGAGCCGGATCAGGTCGGTCTGGCTCAGCTCGCTGAGGCCCCGTTCGTTGGTCAGCTGGACCTGGGTCGCGATGGCGACACCGAGGGCGATGGCCAGGAGAGCGCCGAGGGCGTTCGCCTTGGTCGTGCGCGGCTTGCTCATCCGCAGCAGCCGACGCCAGGCGGCCTTCCCCTCCACGTGCCCGGGCGGCACCGTGGGCGGGGCGCTCCCCTGCTCGACGGGCATGGCCGAAGGTAGGCCGTATGCCGCCGGGCCGGCTTCCCCGGCCGAGGTGGCGGGAGGCGTCGGCGGGGTGACCGCGGCCGGGGTGCCGGCCACGGCGGCCGGGGTGCCGGCCACGGCGGGCGTGGGTGTCATCTCGGCCACGGCGGGCGTGGGTGTCATCTCGGCCACGGCGGGCGTGGGTGTCATCTCGGCCACGGCGGGCGTGGGTGTCATCTCGGCCACGGCGGGCGGAGTGTCTGCATCCCCGGGCCGTGCCTGCACTGGCTTCGCGTCCTGCGGCTGGTCCTCGGCGCGCGCTGCCTCGCCGGCCGCGCCCGGTCCGGCCGCGCTCGGCTCGACCGCACCCTCTGGGGGTGGGGCGCTTGGGATCTGCTCCTCCGAGAGGCTCGGCTCCTCCGGGAGCGCTTCGGAGGCACCGGTCGGCTCAGGTGCAGGCGGAGGGGTCGCCCTTGCTTCGTTGCCCGGCGCCGCGGTGGTCGAGGTGTCGGGTGGCGCGCTGGTCACCTGCGCACGCGCGGTGGTCTTGGACTTGCTCCTCTTGCGTCGCGCCATGGGTCAGGCCCTGAAGAGGTGGCGGCGGATCGACGCGACGTTGGAGAAGATCCGAACTCCGAGGACGACCACGACACCGGTGGAGAGCTGGGACCCCACCCCGAGCTGGTCGCCGAGGAAGACGATGAACGCCGCCACGATGACATTGGAGAGGAACGACACGACGAACACCTTGTCGTTGAAGATCCCGTCGAGGACCGCGCGCACCGCGCCGAACACCGCATCGAGCGCCGCGATCACGGCGATGGGCAGGTAGGGCTGGATCCACACGGGGACTGCGGGATCGACCAGGAGCCCGATCGTCAGCCCGACGAGTAGTCCCAGGGCTGGAATCACGAATTGCTCCTCTGCGAGTGACGGGCTGCGGTCATGGAGTGGCGTCCTCGGTGGGTCTTGGATCGCTCGCGTCCCGGGTGAGGCTACTGCCATCGGACGTCTCCGTCACGGTGGCCCTCGGGACCTCGCTCGAGACAGCGTTCGGCTGGTCGTTCGGCTGGTCGTTCGGCTGGTCGTTCGGCTCGGTGCCGGCCGGCGCGGAGGTGCCGCCCAGCAAGGGACCGGTGCTCGCCGTCGCACCCGCGTCGATGGGCTTCGCTGACGTGAGCCGGGTCAGCGAGTCGGCCGGCACGGTCAAGGCGTCACCTGCCGTGAGGTCGGTCGTGATGCCGAACTGCTCCTCGAGCTGGCTGAGGTAGACGCCGGCGAAGGATGGCTCGAACAGCTGCTGCATCCTCGCCGCGTCCCCGAGCGCCGTGATGACATAGGGCGGGGTGATCGGGCGGAAGTCGACGATGATCGCCTGTCCTGCGAAGCGGATGGCGGCGGTCGAGGTCAGACGGTGCCCGTTGATCGCGATGGCCTCGGCTCCGACCCCCCAGAGTCCGTTGACGATGATCTGCAGGTCGCTGGAGGTGACGCGGCCCGAGTCGAAGCCACCGCTCGGCCGGCTCCCGGCATCCGCGTCCCTCTCGGAGTCGGCCGCATCCCCCACCGTGAGGGTCAGACCGGACCCCTTCATCGGGGTGAAGCCGGCCTGGATCTCCAGCTCCTTGATCGTGTCCGTGAGGTCGGCGGCACCGGCCTGGCGCAGCGCCAGGGCCTCCAGCTCGCTCACCTCCTTGCGCAGCCCGGCGATCGTCGCTTCCTGGCTCTGCCCCTGCGTCTGGATCGCCTCGATGCGCGCCACGAGCTCGCCCTTGACGGAGGCCGCCGCCGTCGGGCGGGGCCGGAGCGCCTGCGCCCCGACCGCGAAGAGGAACCCTGTGACCACCATCATGGCGATGACCATCGCGGTCCGGGTGGGGGTGGCAGGGGGAAGCCCCGCGGCGGCCCGACGGTCAGCCGCCTGCTGGTAGCCAGGGTCAAGCGGTCGCTCCAGCATCGAGGTGAGGAGCGTCATCGAGGCGTCCGGCCGGCGCGGACTGGACGGTGTGCTCACGCGGGCTCCACGGAGGCCCGGGCCAGCACGAACCGAGCCTGAAGTGCATAGAGGACGGCGGCGAGCCAGTAGAGGACGATGCCCCACCACGCGAATCCCCACCCGACCGGACGCGCCAGCTCGCCGATCCAGTCGGTCCGGTTCGCCAGGAGCAGGAGCGGGAAGGCGTAGAGCAGGTTGAACGTTGCCGCCTTGCCGACGAAGTGCACGGGCAGGCCGACGGTGCCGCGTCGCCGCAGGTGCAGGAGCATCACGCTCATGACCAGCTCACGCAGCACGAGCGCGGCCACCAGCCAGACGGGAATGATGTCGCGCCAGGCGAGCCCGATCAGCGTGGTCAGGATGTAGAGCCGGTCGGCGACGGGGTCGAGCAGCTGTCCGAAACGCGACTCCATGTGGAACTTGCGGGCGATCTTGCCGTCGGCGTAGTCCGTCATCCCGCTCAGCATGAGCACGAGCAGAGCCCAGCCATCCGCCTCGGTGAGGATCGCCCAGATGAAGACCGGCACGCCGATGAGCCGCAGGATCGACAGCACGTTGGGAAGGGTCAGCAGACGGCCCGATACCTCGGCCGGACGGTGCTCCGACACGATCTCGCCATCCACGTGTCAGAGCCTAACGGCCGGATCAGCTCCGGGCTGCGCCCGGGGAGACTCGTGACCGAGACGAGTCCTCGTCAGTGCTCGACCGGGTGGCGCCGCGGAACCACGTACCTCACGGCTGGGCGTGGCACACTCTCAGCCATGCCCGGCGGACACCTCCACTCCCAAGGACACCATCGAAGCGGCGCCCACTCGCACGGCCACGGGCACGGCAGTGGCCCTCAGGTCGAGGTGGGCTCGCTGGCGAAGCTGGCCCTGATCGCGTTCCTCATCCTCACCGCGGCAGGCACGGTGTTCGGTCTCGTCCGGTACTGGCCCTCCGGGGCCTCGGCGGCTGACCGGGTCGGGTCCTCTGACTTCGCGGCGCCGGGCGTCACCTTTCCCATCGCCACCGTCTCAGAGGTGCTGCCGCCCTGCGCCGGTGCAGAGAGCCAGGTCGGCGCGGCCCCCCTGCAGAACCAGCGTGGGGACGTCGCGGCCGACTCCGCCACCTGCGGAGCCATCCGAGTGAACCTCGAGCCCGAGACGGGTGACTGGAACGACCAGGTCACCGTGACCATCTCTGTGCCCGGCCCGGTCTCGACCTCGGGACTGCAGGCCGGCGACAAGGTCCAGCTCCTCAAGATCCCGCCGCAGGGCGCAGAACCGGCGGCCTACTCGTTCCTGCAGGTCCAGCGCGGTGCGCCGCTCGCACTCCTCCTGGCGCTGTTCGTCCTCGTCGTCGCGGTGGTGGCTCGGCTGCGCGGCGTCCTCGCTCTCGTCGGGCTGGGCTTCGGCGGTCTCCTCGTCATCAAGTTCATGCTGCCTGCGCTGCTCGAGGGACAGCCCGGCATGCGCGTCGCTCTCATCGCCTCCACAGCCATCATGT is a genomic window containing:
- a CDS encoding MerR family transcriptional regulator, whose amino-acid sequence is MAAIEDAAPASRRPPFPSQGMLFSDDLPDLTEDAGYRGPTACRAAGITYRQLDYWARTGLVEPSVRGATGSGTQRLYGFRDILVLKVVKRLLDTGVSLHQIRVAIEHLRERGVEDLAQITLMSDGASVYECTSADEVIDLVQGGQGVFGIAVGRVWREVEGELAQLPSERAEDSEPSDHPDDELTARRQARRIS
- a CDS encoding bifunctional nuclease family protein; this translates as MREVDVLGVRVEMPTNQPIVLLRERDGGRYLPIWIGAPEAAAITYAQQGVVPPRPLTHDLMRDLLAVLGHQLTEVRIVALKDSVFHAALIIDGTTEISSRASDAIALALRTGSKVLVDPSILDEAAIVVSSDEDDEVERFKEFLDHVSAEDFEHPGEPGPAQEP
- a CDS encoding MerR family transcriptional regulator — translated: MLERLRDDFPDVTSSKVRFLETQGLVAPERTPAGYRVFRPEDVDRLRYILAAQRDRFWPLKVIREALDALDRGLADPGTESVRPQPDLPTPDPVGPEPAAFRPRARVRLTGPELRQASGIDKPMFAALESFGLLRADRTGHFTAEAVSVAVAARRLAEHGLEPRHLRPFRTAADREIGLVDQVLATRRGSGSKEERTAEILSACVALHVALVRSGLER
- a CDS encoding FHA domain-containing protein, whose protein sequence is MSSDQRGQDDYTVEPRTMRFQGVPTAGPDHVETTDIRGLSPEDQATIEALRPGTALLIVLRGPNSGARFLLDDLEVSAGRHPDSDIFLDDVTVSRKHASFIAGESGYLVRDAGSLNGTYVNRERIDEMQLHTGDEVQIGKFRLVYYAA
- the gcvH gene encoding glycine cleavage system protein GcvH, which translates into the protein MSDLDYPSDLRYTSDHEWVREADDDGVVRVGITSFAQDALGDVVYVSLPAVGDTVAVGDACGEVESTKSVSDIYAPLAGEVTAVNPALDATPELVNSDPYGEGWMFELRLEDPSALEGLLDSNGYVATLS
- a CDS encoding DUF881 domain-containing protein, whose protein sequence is MARRKRSKSKTTARAQVTSAPPDTSTTAAPGNEARATPPPAPEPTGASEALPEEPSLSEEQIPSAPPPEGAVEPSAAGPGAAGEAARAEDQPQDAKPVQARPGDADTPPAVAEMTPTPAVAEMTPTPAVAEMTPTPAVAEMTPTPAVAGTPAAVAGTPAAVTPPTPPATSAGEAGPAAYGLPSAMPVEQGSAPPTVPPGHVEGKAAWRRLLRMSKPRTTKANALGALLAIALGVAIATQVQLTNERGLSELSQTDLIRLLDDITSRSSRLDQQIHELEITRDRLLSGTGSAGEALEQAQRRADTLGILAGTIGAQGPGITVSITDPDRGVSGPVVLDLIQELRDAGAESIEVGGVRVVASSYVGDASGTLSVDGQPIRRPILVKAIGDPNTLASAMTIPGGIVETIRLKGANASVNQAKSITITSVHTPVEPVHAKPVQ
- a CDS encoding small basic family protein, translated to MIPALGLLVGLTIGLLVDPAVPVWIQPYLPIAVIAALDAVFGAVRAVLDGIFNDKVFVVSFLSNVIVAAFIVFLGDQLGVGSQLSTGVVVVLGVRIFSNVASIRRHLFRA
- a CDS encoding DUF881 domain-containing protein, with protein sequence MSTPSSPRRPDASMTLLTSMLERPLDPGYQQAADRRAAAGLPPATPTRTAMVIAMMVVTGFLFAVGAQALRPRPTAAASVKGELVARIEAIQTQGQSQEATIAGLRKEVSELEALALRQAGAADLTDTIKELEIQAGFTPMKGSGLTLTVGDAADSERDADAGSRPSGGFDSGRVTSSDLQIIVNGLWGVGAEAIAINGHRLTSTAAIRFAGQAIIVDFRPITPPYVITALGDAARMQQLFEPSFAGVYLSQLEEQFGITTDLTAGDALTVPADSLTRLTSAKPIDAGATASTGPLLGGTSAPAGTEPNDQPNDQPNDQPNAVSSEVPRATVTETSDGSSLTRDASDPRPTEDATP
- a CDS encoding CDP-alcohol phosphatidyltransferase family protein; translated protein: MDGEIVSEHRPAEVSGRLLTLPNVLSILRLIGVPVFIWAILTEADGWALLVLMLSGMTDYADGKIARKFHMESRFGQLLDPVADRLYILTTLIGLAWRDIIPVWLVAALVLRELVMSVMLLHLRRRGTVGLPVHFVGKAATFNLLYAFPLLLLANRTDWIGELARPVGWGFAWWGIVLYWLAAVLYALQARFVLARASVEPA